AAACACCGCCACGATCGCCATGCCGCCGCCGCGCGGGGTCGGCTGCGTATGCGAACTGCGCCGGTTCGGGACATCGATCAGATTCGAGCGCAAGGCATAACGACGAATCAGGCCGGTGAGCAGGAACGCCGCCAGGGCCGAGAGAAGCAAACCGCCGGCTTCGATCACTTGCGGGCTCCCAAATAATACCGGGCGGTGGCCTGCAGGGCCTGATCGATAGCCACCGGCGGGCGCCAGCCGAGCCGCTCACAGGTTTTGGCGATATCCAGCTGCAAGGAGCCGCAGAGTTTCCGGATCGCCTCGGTCTTGCCGGCGCATTGCGCGGCAAAATGCAATAACCCGACCGGCGCGCTCCACAAGCAGGCTTCTTTTCCGATCGCCGCCGCGGTGCGTTGCAACAGTTCGGGCGTGGAAAGATCCTCGCCGTCGCTGGCCAGAAACGTCTGGTTGGCGGCCGAGGGGTGTTCGATGCAGATCACGATCAGATCGGCCAGATTGTCCACCGAGACCAGGCTGCGTTTGTTCCGGATGGAAGCCAGCGGCAGCGGCAGGCCTTTATCGAGGCAGCGCAGCAGCGTCAGGAAATTGCCTTTGACTCCGGGGCCGTAAACCAGGGGAGGGCGGATAATCACGAAGTCCATGCCCGAATTCGCGCACAATGCACGCAAACCGTCTTCGGCCTCGCGTTTGGAAATGCCGTAGGCGTCTACCGGAGAAGGATGGTCTTCCGCGCGAAATG
The genomic region above belongs to Methylomicrobium agile and contains:
- a CDS encoding UDP-glucose 4-epimerase family protein encodes the protein MNTAGTSELNILITGANGFIGSALTKRLQADRRFSVRAAVRSMTGLGRTAGAEVFETGDLAADTDWQAALQGIGVVVHLAARAHVMRDTAADPLTEYRKVNVDGTLNLASQALQAGIKRFIFISSIKVNGEQTPLNRPFRAEDHPSPVDAYGISKREAEDGLRALCANSGMDFVIIRPPLVYGPGVKGNFLTLLRCLDKGLPLPLASIRNKRSLVSVDNLADLIVICIEHPSAANQTFLASDGEDLSTPELLQRTAAAIGKEACLWSAPVGLLHFAAQCAGKTEAIRKLCGSLQLDIAKTCERLGWRPPVAIDQALQATARYYLGARK